The Apium graveolens cultivar Ventura chromosome 10, ASM990537v1, whole genome shotgun sequence nucleotide sequence aaaATGGATAGAATAACTAACATTGAGTTATTCCATGCCTGTGATCGTCTTGGAGGTACTAACATATGATTTTGTAATTAGATGCAGTTGTCATCAAGTGTCTACTTGCTATCTACTACCTCAGAAACAGTCCTTTCATATGAAATAAGGGTAATGCTGCGTTCATCGGGTCCCTTGCTGGACCTAATGATGAGGACGCTAAATGCACTGGGTATCCTTGTAATGGCATGCCTTTTCACCATTAAGTTATTGGATCCGAAATTCTGAAAAGTTTGATGTCCCTTCCATTGTGCTTTTAgaatgtatatatatttttttgacaATCACGGCTTATAACCTTATaaatgagtatctgttctcaAAAAATTTCGGGGTGAACGAGGATCTAACCCAGGATCTAGGACGACAGAGGATAAACTCATAACCACTTGAGATGTCCAACCGTGCTCTCCGAATGTATATTTCCAATGACATGCAAGTATACCTTCCAATATCTATTAATGATATCAGATTACATGAATTATGCTTGATATCAGCCCCAGTAAGTTCACTAGGTTTAAGGTTTCCAACTTGAACGGGcgatcaaaattattttaaacttCTTTTTGGTACACAAACAACTGATTTATGCTCTAGAATATGAAAGTACACATATAGtgttcaaaataattttttaaaaataatttcagttttgtaaaatattatcCCATAAAAGAAGATGAACGACAGAATTTGACGTTTTACTGATGTAACGGTACGATGGTAACAGTACAGATAACAACAAAGGAAATTGCAGGGAATAACATATGAACTTAAACAACTCCAACCATATTAGGAACACAGTTTCTGTCTAACTCTACTTTCCCACGCAAAGTAGATTTATTATTCCATATTAAGTCCTGACATTATTAATTATCGTTTATTAATTATTGTTTAGATGCTGGTCCGGGAGCAGCTCATCCTGAGGGGAAGAAGGAAACGCTTGCCCTGGATTCTCCTGGTCCGGGATTAACACATCCTCATCCTGAGGCGAAGACAGAAACGCTTGCAGTGTATCCTCCTGGTCCGGGATTATCTCATCCTCATCCTGAAGCCAAGGCATAAATGGTTGCTGATGGTTCTGCTGAGACGGAGTCTGAGGCCAAGGCATAGATAGCTGTTGCTGAATCTGCTGGTACTGAGCCTGATGCCAAGGTGTGGATGGCTGATGGTTCTGCTGAGACGGAGTCTGAGGCCAAGGCATAGATGGCTGCTGTTGAATCTGCTGGTACTGAGCCTGAGGCCAAGGTGTGGATGGCTGCTGCTGTTGAATCTGCTGGTACTGAGCCTGAGGCCAAGGTGTAGATGGCTGCTGGTTCTGCTGATACTGAGCGTGAGGCCCGAGCACAAAGGATTGCTGGTTCTGTGGTCCTGACTGATACAAAGGCATAAAAGCTGGAGGTTGCTGACCTCCAGCGTTTGATGATCCAACTCCATGCTGTTGAGCAACTTGTTGCCTTGAGTTTGTGGCTTTGGAAATTTGTTCCTTTAACTGATCTCTTGGAATCACGTCTTCGAGAAAATCATACAGATCTGTCTTACTAATTGCTGCAGCAAGATCTTTGTTTTGAACTATCCTTCTTCCATCTGCTTCAGTGTTGATCCAAGCCTGTGAAGTCAAATCAAGTATAAACATCTCGCAAGCTTTAGCAAACACAGCTGCAGTCTCCTTCGCTATCATTTTAACATCTTTATCGGCTTTCATTATCCTTTTTATCGGAGAGATTGGGAGGCTATGCGTCTTAAAATCTTCTGGTTTCATTTCTTGCATTTGGTTAGCCCAATATTGCCTAAGCCGTTCTCGTACATATTGTAGATGCTGAGCTTGAGCTTCTTGATTTGCCAGCTGATGCTGATCAGACGAGGAGACAGGTGGAGGTTGCATTGTCGAAATCACTGGAACACTAACGTTGGTAGCTACAGCATCAGGTGTATCAGTAAAGGGAGGTGGAACATTGGCCATTTGATCTGCACTTCCAGTACTTATGTTTTCTTGTTGCGGGATCTCCTCAGATTCATCCATGATTAATCAAGTTCCTAAGTTCTCACTTGTATCTCCTGTCACATTATAAATTATATGAAACTTCAGTACACAATCTCTTTTTTCTTTCAATTATAAATATATCAGACGTTTATTTGTTAAATTGTAAGAAGTGTTGCATAAAATTTGAAAATGTTCTACATAAAAAAGTGAGATGGACGGATCATCAACTTGAAACTTGTTACAAATCGGGCTTTGAAATTGAAAAGAGCTTCACTGGGAAACTTGTTAGCATTCAGGCAGAGTATGAATAATTAACTCATCACACATTAAGCACAACCACCAAAAAAATTTTTGAAGGTTTTACTACATATCAAAGTATGATCTTCTAAATAACATAGAAATTTAGCAAATATCAGTATTACTACATGACCATGTAAGTGTTTCTCGATCTATAAACATACCTGACAATTTGTGCATAAAGAAACTAGACCATTAAAAGTTACTTATCATCTGAAACTAGACCATGAAAGCTGTATATATTTTTTGAAAGAACAAGGAAGGTATGTGTTTcttaaataaaaaatatggaCCCTACATGAAATAACACGTAATATGCGTGTAAAATTTAAAAACTTACGTGTCTTGTTCATAATTTAACATGTAATACAGTGTAAAACTTAAAAAACCTACGTGTCTTCTTAAAATTTCATGCAGAAAACTACGTGTCTTCTTCACAATTTAGCATGCAACGGTTATAATGTGTAACTGACATGTTTTTTACATAAATTAAAATAGCTTTCTTTGAATTGATATAAAATACTTGTGTGAATTTGACATCATATAACATATAAATTATAGCTcaataaatatattaaattaatttgaattaatacAAATTTACATTTACATTtagttttttattatttttatcattatagAATTAGTAAAATACCTAGAAATATAATAAGAATACTCTAATTTTATCTtatattattaaatcatttttcgTCTAATAAAAATTATTGAAAAACTTAATGCAATGTAAACATATACCAAGACAGAATTGATTTTCAAATACATATTCATGTTATTAATATTGATAAAAACAAATTTAGGTAGTATAATTGACTTTAATTTATAAAACAATTTCAATAAATAAGACAAACTTTAAACATTTCCGGACACCAATTTTGGTCCTGGATTTTCGAAAGTtcatcataaaaatatttttttaataatgtCATTCAAAAATTTAAGCGGCTATAATAAAATATCACTTATATGATAAAAATTCTAGCATTTTTATGAAAAGACCACTCCCCCGtaaaaataaaattaagttttgtataaatattattttgaccGGACATTTATATTATCAAGAATTAATCAATTCTTTTAATTTATAAAGAATTTGTAAATAAATACTTTCTAGcgattaattctataaatattttcattaattttttataattacttaaataTTACGAGATATAAGAGCATTTAATTTCCTTTTTACAAAGTAAATGTTTGATTCACCAATAATTTTACATGTACTATGTCAAATGACATAGGGATTAGCTACAATGCCTCATGTATTCGAATAAATTccataaaaaatat carries:
- the LOC141689417 gene encoding uncharacterized protein LOC141689417, with translation MDESEEIPQQENISTGSADQMANVPPPFTDTPDAVATNVSVPVISTMQPPPVSSSDQHQLANQEAQAQHLQYVRERLRQYWANQMQEMKPEDFKTHSLPISPIKRIMKADKDVKMIAKETAAVFAKACEMFILDLTSQAWINTEADGRRIVQNKDLAAAISKTDLYDFLEDVIPRDQLKEQISKATNSRQQVAQQHGVGSSNAGGQQPPAFMPLYQSGPQNQQSFVLGPHAQYQQNQQPSTPWPQAQYQQIQQQQPSTPWPQAQYQQIQQQPSMPWPQTPSQQNHQPSTPWHQAQYQQIQQQLSMPWPQTPSQQNHQQPFMPWLQDEDEIIPDQEDTLQAFLSSPQDEDVLIPDQENPGQAFPSSPQDELLPDQHLNNN